From Malaciobacter mytili LMG 24559:
TACGCTTTTTTACATTTACTAAACTTTATAGTTTTAGATGCTGAAATTAATTTTGCTTTTATTTTAAAAGAAAGTTTTGAAAAGCCTTTTATTTATCTTGGAATGATTGCTTTTTTTATACTTTTATTTATGGCATTTACTTCTACCCAACAGCTATTTAAAAAGTATAATAAATATCATAAATTTATATATCTTGCTTTAATACTAATAACAATACATTTTGTAATGGCTCAAAAATCACTTTCTATAATACAATTTGGATATATTGTTATTATTTTATTTCTTGGCTATTGTAAACTACTTCAACAAATTATTAAAAAAAATAAAATATAACTCTTCTTATCTTTATTAAATTAAGATAAGAAGTGTATGTATAATTGGCTTTATTATTTAGAATTTTTTAGCTTCTTTTTGAATGTGTAATAATCTTGAAGCTTTTAAAAACTCTGGTTTATCAATTTCAATATTTTCATATCTCTCATTTAGTGGCTTTAAGTAAATCGATCCATCAGGGTTTTTTTTATAAACTTTTATTCCATTTATATCTTGATTATCTGAGCCAAAATCAAAGCTATAATGTACTACTTCACCATCTTCTAATCCATTATTTTTTAATACTTCAAAAAAGCAGATATCACCCTCATAGATATAATCTTCCATACTATCTCCAAAAGCTCTAATTGCATAAACCATATCTGCATCACCAGAATAAACAGTCGTTTCATCTGTATCATCATACCAATCTTTAAAGTAACTTTCACAAGGAACTGAACACCCACTATTCCCAACAATAGGAACTATTTTGGTGTATAGTTGAGCATTATGGTCTATTATTTCTTTTTTATCTGTAAGTAGTATTTTGGGGTCAACTTTTAAAAATATTGCAGCTTTAATAATATATTCATTTGGAAATTCATGTATTCCACTAAAGTATCTACTAAATCTAGTTCTTTCTGATCCTTCAATATCTTCTTTTCCTAGAAGAAATCTAATTAAATCAATTTGTTTTAAATTTTTTTCATCAAGTATATATTTTATTTTTTCACCTATTTTCATATTTTTACCTATATTTTTGTTACTAATATTGTAACATTTATTTGTTACGAATTATGTAATATTTTAAGAAATTATTAAATTTTTTAATGTTACGATTATCGAAACAAAAATATTTATAGCTTAATTATAAGGAGTAGAAAATGAAAATAATAATTTTTGGAGATTTGCATGATTTTAAAAATATCAAAGATAAATGCAATAAACCAAATATAAAAAAGTTAGAAGTTAAAAATAAAGAAAATAAAAACCCCTTTGGTAAATAACTTCATAAAGAGGTATTCGTAGCTTTCTATTGAGGCTTATTTTTTCCAAGTTGCTAATTTTTATCTCCTTTAGCAACAGTCTCTAAATATTTTTGCGATTTTTTGATAAGAGAGTGTCCTCGACCAAAATTTCACTCTCTTATTTTACACGAATTTAGAATAAGTGCCTAAGGATTATATCTAAAGGCTTATAGAACTTTCAATTAAGCCAACTCCTATGTTCTTTATTCCTCCTACAAATCGGTAGGGGTTGGTTGGTTTAATTGAAGCGATTAATGTAGGAGTTAATCATGAGTAAGAATGAAATACCAAATATTTCACAATTTGAGTTAAAAAATCTAGCAAAAGATTTTATAGCAGAAGATACTAGGTTAATAGCATTGAGTAAGTTAATTAAAACTAAAAAATTACCTAAACGAAGAAAGGAAGTAGCAGAGGCTTTACTTTTATCTTTAGAACCTCAAACTTCATTAATGTTAGAAGTATGGTGTAGTAAACAAGAGAGATTTAAACACTTAAAAAGATGTACAATAACAGGAAGATTTAATGAGCTTGAAAAAGCAAAAATAATTAAAGTATTTAAAACTGCTCCTTGTAAAGTTACAAGAAATACTGCAAAGTATTATACTGTGTCGGAAATTTTGTGATGAAAGCATATTTATTTATAAATCAAAAAGCATTTATATCAATTGCAAACTCAAAAGGTAAAAAAGTAGATTATATAGATGGTGCTTTATTTGATTGGATAAATACATTTACTCATTCAGAAAAAGCACTTAAAAAACTAATAGATAATAAGCTTTTTATTTGGGTTAATTATACAGCTATTAGAGAAGATAATCCTATGGCAAATATTACTTCAAATGATGTTGTAGGTAGAAGATTAAATAAGCTTGTTGAACTTGGAATATTAGAAAAATATTTATCTAAAGAAGATGGAAATAAAGTATTTTTTCATATAACTCAATTTGCTTATGACTACCTACTTGAAAGTAGGGAGCTACCGACTCAAAAGTCGGAACCCCTCCCGACTCAAAAGTCGGATAATAGTAAGTTAAATAACAGTAAGTTAGATAGTAAAGAAAAAAATACTAAAAAAAGAAATTTGGAACATACAGAAAATCAAAATAAAATTAGCATAAATGAGATAATTGAGTTTTACAAAAAAAATATCTCTTCTAAAAATGCAAAAGTAAAAGAGCAATTGAGTTATAACGCAATTGTTTTACATCAAGAGCATATTGATAAGATTATACAAGGATTAAGAAACTATGCACTAATAAAGCCTAAAGATGAGCAGTATATTTGCAATCTTCAAAGTTTTGTAAGAGAAAATATTTATCTTGATTACCAGATGAGAGAACAGAAAAAAATAAAATCAACTGGTCCTAGTGTTGAAAATACAAAGGCTATGATTGAGCAGTTATACTCAACTAGTCCAAGTGGTGTAATTGATTGTGAGGTAATATCATGAGTGCAGTAATACAACCAAAAGATTTTTCTAACTTTATTGTCGAAACTTTTAATATCAAAAGTGGGTCTA
This genomic window contains:
- a CDS encoding protein-methionine-sulfoxide reductase heme-binding subunit MsrQ, with product MKSIIFILFSLPLFITLYELFILENINDPIKYIYTVSGATATVILFFTISISMIKKRVNLIKYRKMIGLFGFFYAFLHLLNFIVLDAEINFAFILKESFEKPFIYLGMIAFFILLFMAFTSTQQLFKKYNKYHKFIYLALILITIHFVMAQKSLSIIQFGYIVIILFLGYCKLLQQIIKKNKI
- a CDS encoding LexA family transcriptional regulator; translation: MKIGEKIKYILDEKNLKQIDLIRFLLGKEDIEGSERTRFSRYFSGIHEFPNEYIIKAAIFLKVDPKILLTDKKEIIDHNAQLYTKIVPIVGNSGCSVPCESYFKDWYDDTDETTVYSGDADMVYAIRAFGDSMEDYIYEGDICFFEVLKNNGLEDGEVVHYSFDFGSDNQDINGIKVYKKNPDGSIYLKPLNERYENIEIDKPEFLKASRLLHIQKEAKKF